The Candidatus Thiodiazotropha endoloripes genome has a window encoding:
- a CDS encoding serine hydrolase domain-containing protein, translating to MKSLKRFWPVILTSALFGMSLLTGCNSNSGDDASANEQFQDALEEAVSKGLPAVSVRIAGRNIDFSGSAGMSDLESMEEATVEHRFYVASVGKTFVAATLVQMASEGLVGLDDRITDWLPDEITNRIPSSDQMTIRMLLNHTTGLFDFQNDSEAWDNDFFYLSGPTRHWQQEDALPFFLDQPLHFEPGSNYSYSNSNYILAALIIESASGTTLQSEIRNRIIEPLGLEHTLQGHEAEGIPGLVHGYVDDDGETIDVYPWYSHFGLADGGIQTTADDLAEFILGILRTDLVLDDAMRAEMLQPSMLGTPASNYGLGIKITPIAGTDEVIYSHSGKDPGYQAEMIYFQEKDTVITLCANGSFDPYDSAAQELLLKIYQLLESLQD from the coding sequence ATGAAAAGTCTTAAACGATTCTGGCCTGTAATCCTCACTTCTGCCCTGTTCGGTATGAGCCTGCTGACCGGCTGTAACTCGAACAGCGGTGATGACGCTTCAGCCAACGAGCAGTTCCAGGACGCCCTTGAAGAGGCCGTCAGCAAAGGATTACCAGCCGTCTCTGTCCGCATCGCCGGCAGGAACATCGACTTCTCCGGCAGTGCGGGGATGAGTGACCTGGAGAGCATGGAGGAGGCAACCGTCGAGCACCGTTTCTATGTGGCCAGTGTGGGTAAAACCTTTGTTGCGGCCACCCTGGTGCAGATGGCCTCAGAGGGATTGGTCGGCCTCGACGACAGGATCACCGATTGGTTACCCGATGAGATTACCAACCGAATCCCGTCCAGTGATCAGATGACCATCCGGATGCTGCTCAACCACACCACAGGCCTGTTCGACTTCCAGAACGACAGCGAAGCTTGGGATAACGATTTCTTCTATCTTTCCGGTCCGACCCGTCACTGGCAGCAGGAGGATGCCCTGCCGTTTTTTCTCGACCAGCCGCTGCACTTTGAGCCTGGCAGCAATTACAGCTACTCCAACTCCAACTATATTCTGGCCGCGCTGATCATCGAGAGTGCATCCGGCACCACCCTGCAGAGTGAGATCCGCAATCGGATCATTGAACCCCTGGGGCTTGAACATACCCTTCAGGGCCATGAGGCGGAAGGTATCCCGGGACTGGTACACGGCTATGTGGATGACGATGGGGAGACCATCGATGTCTACCCCTGGTATAGCCACTTCGGTCTGGCTGACGGCGGCATTCAAACCACTGCAGATGATCTGGCCGAGTTCATTCTGGGCATCTTGCGAACCGACCTAGTGTTGGATGACGCCATGCGGGCTGAAATGCTGCAACCCTCGATGCTCGGCACACCAGCCTCCAACTATGGATTGGGCATCAAAATCACCCCGATTGCCGGTACCGACGAGGTAATCTACAGCCATAGCGGCAAAGACCCCGGCTATCAGGCTGAAATGATCTACTTCCAGGAGAAGGATACGGTGATCACCCTGTGTGCCAATGGCAGCTTCGATCCCTATGACAGCGCGGCTCAGGAGTTACTTTTGAAGATCTATCAGCTACTTGAATCGCTGCAGGATTAA